The following proteins are co-located in the Scomber scombrus chromosome 2, fScoSco1.1, whole genome shotgun sequence genome:
- the LOC133987138 gene encoding E3 ubiquitin-protein ligase TRIM21-like, with amino-acid sequence QFLCCICLDVFTDPVTTPCGHNFCKNCINEHWNSNDQYLCPMCKETFYTRPELHINTFISEMVSQFRQGAQQKASSSSSEQQAAKPEVPCDVCTGTKLQALKSCLVCLTSYCETHLEPHLTMSGLKRHHLMDPVENLEDRMCMKHDKPLELFCKTDQTCVCMLCSVLDHKTHEFVPLKEEYEGKKAELGKTEAEIQEMIQKRRLKIQEIKHSVVLSEEAADREKAEGVQVFTALKESVERSLNELIETIEEKQRTTEKQAEDFIKELEQEISELKKRSSEVEKLSHSEDHLHLLQSFPSLKAAPPTKDWTEVSVCLPYEGTVVKAVAQLEETLSEQMKKLFAEAELKRVQQYAVDMTLDPDTANPKLILSADVKQVYCGDVKKNLPDNPERFSVFPGVLGKQSLSSGRFYFEVQVKEKTNWALGVAKESINRKGQITVSPRYGYWTIWLRNGNEYKALDDPSVRLSLKSQPQKVGLFVDYEERLVSFYDVDAAALIYSFTGCSFTEKLYPFFSPWLNDGGENSALLIICPVNPTA; translated from the coding sequence cagtttctgtgctgcatctgtctggatgtgttcactgatccagtcaccacaccatgtggacacaacttctgcaaaaactgcatcaatgaacACTGGAACAGTAATGACCAGTACCTGTGTCCAATGTGTAAAGAGACTTTCTACACAAGACCTGAACTTCACATCAACACATTCATCTCTGAGATGGTTTCTCAGTTCAGACAGGGagctcaacagaaagccagcagcagcagctcagagcaacaagctgccaaaccagaagttccctgtgacgtctgtactggaaccaaactgcaggccctgaagtcctgtctggtgtgtctgacctcctactgtgagactcacctggagcCTCATCTGACAATGTCAGGTCTGAAAAGACATCATCTGATGGACCCTGTGgagaacctggaagacaggatgtgtatgaagcacgataaacctctggagctgttctgtaagaccgaccagacatgtgtctgcatgctctgctctgttttagaccacaagacacatgagtttgttcctctgaaagaagaatatgaaggaaagaaggcagagctggggaagacagaggctgaaattcaggagatgatccagaagagacgactgaagattcaagagatcaaacactcagttgTCCTCAgtgaggaagctgcagacagagagaaagcagaaggtgtTCAGGTCTTCACCGCTCTGAAGGAGTCTGTTGAGAGAAGCCTGAATGAGCTCATTGAGACGAttgaagagaaacaaagaacaacagagaaacaggctgaagacttcatcaaagagctggaacaggaaatctctgagctgaagaagagaagctctgaggtggagaagctctcacactctgaagaccacctccacctcctccaaagTTTCCCGtccctgaaagctgctccacccaccaaagactggacagaggTCAGCGTTTGTCTACCATATGAGGGGACTGTGGTGAaagctgtggctcagctggaggagacgcTCAGTGAACAGATGAAGAAGCTGTTTGCtgaggctgagctgaagagggtccagcagtatgcagtggatatgactcttgatcctgatacagcaAATCCTAAACTCATCCTGTCTGCTGATGTGAAACAAGTTTACTGTGGTGATGTGAAGAAGAATCTCCCAGACAACCCAGagagattttctgtttttcctggTGTTTTAGGAAAGCAGAGTTTGTCTTCTGGtagattttactttgaggttcaggttaaagagaAGACTAACTGGGCTTTAGGAGTGGCAAAAGAGTCGATCAACAGGAAGGGACAAATCACAGTGAGTCCTCGGTATGGTTACTGGACTATATGGttgagaaatggaaatgagtacAAAGCTCTTGATGATCCTTCAGTCcgtctctctctgaagtctcagcctcagaaggtggggttgtttgtggattatgaggagcgtctggtctccttttatgacgtagatgctgcagctcttatctactcctttactggctgctccttcactgagaaactctacccATTCTTCAGTCCCTGGCTTAATGATGGTGGTGAAAACTCCGCCCTTCTGATCATCTGTCCTGTCAATCCAACTGCCTGA
- the fam161a gene encoding protein FAM161A — MANPHRTNALVTSCFKTPVDPHTKAPLASYERERALPYTATGHVDNRDYEKELEYEDSGSDFCDEDYLRNGGPHLMRDYRAAGDRLDLSEIFFSNEEYYSKLEELKKAHFRTMAELEGMYHRNLQLKTMEPLDALMLEGGHRVTCSQASSCRLRKSQSAFELSRGSNQSDSSDDEKAASNDVEKGLLFSPKEHIKTMWQDFKMSPHNHHLSSCSLPVDQESCRPQRGKGKKRTGHKGGEQESWKHRMTVPKPFHMMLREDEKRKRGIKTRSEIEMENTELRRQLEELTECQMKFRASPLPAHIHLPLYENLQERNEERRRTLREREDQHLRTVSKPFSFLERERLKKEQKQQRDQQPTNQEKVKPFKAKPVPKAVYAAASGEQMKEEQLYRSIKIQMRAQELLQHASMPSSMLSPRRNERKKNKETDGDSFSHRPKINNEVPDFDASYRRFQKSLEKRKEVRPTTACEPFDLKTSQIPSHRERILAEMEKEHGSPKTLRWPYTSPGKARTPNSSLCSSLSGSLELLPAKVTDATKKRHEAVRKALEQRKKAEEEEEQWKERQKQREKKLQKVVVKRAQANDPHVALSQTQQTKLKEFRKQDRQRKKEYQQEIKEIQDRVKGRPLLLEQVAQRNARKAAEKHYTETLQGCDLTEEFINSKALRAGSAHRASLSSDKSEQDEADTGFESVHYRKVFLDDEDMEVDPDESEGSRKGKEEEEEERDRASSHHRDREDAGSPRSDEDYRRDVDRRYSDESCHYSDDHEHYSDDHEHYSDDSEHDVDSKQQEAGE, encoded by the exons ATGGCGAACCCCCACCGGACAAACGCCTTGGTTACCTCCTGCTTTAAAACGCCGGTGGACCCGCACACCAAGGCGCCTTTAGCCTCATACGAGCGGGAGAGAGCCTTACCTTACACGGCTACAGGCCATGTGGACAACCGGGACTATGAGAAGGAG CTGGAATATGAGGACTCGGGCTCAGATTTCTGCGATGAGGACTACCTGCGGAATGGTGGCCCTCACCTGATGAGGGACTACAGAGCAGCAGGGGACCGCCTGGACCTGAGTGAAATCTTCTTCTCCAACGAGGAATACTACAGCAagctggaggagctgaagaaggcTCACTTCCGCACCATGGCCGAGCTGGAGGGCATGTACCACCGAAACCTGCAGCTCAAGACCATGGAGCCTCTGGACGCACTGATGCTGGAGGGGGGACACAG GGTGACGTGCAGCCAAGCATCTTCGTGCCGTTTGAGAAAGTCGCAGTCGGCCTTTGAACTGAGTCGAGGCTCCAATCAGTCAGACTCATCAGATGATGAGAAAGCTGCCAGTAACGATGTGGAGAAAGGCCTACTCTTCTCTCCCAAAGAACACATCAAGACCATGTGGCAGGACTTCAAGATGTCCCCTCACAATCACCACCTATCGTCCTGCTCGCTGCCAGTAGACCAGGAGAGCTGCAGaccacagagaggaaaaggaaagaagaggacaGGTCATAAAGGCGGAGAGCAGGAGTCTTGGAAACACAGAATGACGGTCCCAAAACCGTTCCATATGATGCTGCGTGAGGATGAGAAGCGAAAGCGCGGCATAAAGACGCGCTCTGAGATCGAAATGGAGAACACGGAGCTGAGACGGCAGCTGGAGGAGTTGACGGAGTGCCAGATGAAGTTCCGTGCCAGTCCCCTCCCAGCGCACATTCACCTCCCGCTTTACGAAAACCTGCAGGAGCGAAACGAGGAGCGGCGGCGAACCCTGCGAGAGCGAGAAGATCAGCATCTTCGAACTGTCTCCAAACCGTTCAGCTTCCTGGAGAGGGAGCGACTGAAGAaggagcagaagcagcagcGCGACCAGCAGCCGACCAACCAGGAGAAGGTCAAACCCTTCAAGGCCAAACCTGTTCCCAAAGCCGTGTACGCAGCAGCGTCTGGGGAGCAGATGAAGGAGGAGCAGCTGTATCGCTCTATCAAGATACAGATGAGAGCTCAGGAGTTGCTCCAACACGCTTCAATGCCTTCAAGCATGCTCTCACCACGACGCAATGAACGCAAGAAGAACAAAGAAACCGACGGTGATAGCTTCTCCCACAGGCCCAAGATCAACAACGAGGTGCCGGACTTCGATGCCAGTTACAGACGCTTCCAGAAGAGCCTGGAGAAACGAAAAGAGGTGAGGCCCACGACTGCATGCGAACCCTTCGACTTGAAAACATCGCAGATCCCATCTCACCGAGAACGCATCCTGGCAGAGATGGAGAAGGAGCACGGCAGCCCTAAGACGCTGCGCTGGCCGTACACCAGCCCCGGGAAGGCTCGGACGCCAAACTCCAGCCTCTGTTCGTCTCTCTCAGGCAGCCTGGAGCTCCTGCCTGCCAAAGTCACGGACGCCACCAAAAAGCGCCACGAGGCTGTGAG AAAGGCGCTGGAGCAGAGAAAgaaggctgaggaggaggaggagcagtggaAGGAAAGGCAGAAGCAGCGGGAGAAGAAGCTGCAGAAGGTAGTGGTGAAGCGCGCCCAGGCCAACGACCCCCACGTGGCGCTCTCACAGACCCAGCAGACCAAACTCAAAGAATTCAG gaAACAAGACCGTCAGCGCAAGAAGGAGTACCAGCAGGAGATTAAAGAGATACAGGACAGAGTGAAGGGGAGGCCGCTGCTGTTGGAGCAGGTTGCACAG AGGAATGCCCGAAAGGCAGCAGAGAAACACTACACGGAAACCCTGCAGGGATGTGACCTCACAGAGGAGTTCATCAACAGCAAGGCGTTGAGAGCAGGATCTGCACACCGAGCGTCTCTGTCCAGTGACAAAAG tgagCAAGATGAGGCAGACACGGGCTTTGAATCCGTCCACTACAGGAAGGTGTTTCTGGACGATGAAGACATGGAAGTGGATCCGGACGAGAGCGAAGGAAGTAGGAAaggtaaggaggaggaggaagaggagagggacagAGCTTCATCACACCACCGTGACAGAGAAGACGCTGGCAGTCCCCGCTCGGACGAGGATTACCGGCGAGACGTCGACCGCCGTTACTCAGATGAAAGCTGCCATTACTCAGACGATCATGAGCATTACTCGGATGATCACGAGCATTACTCGGACGACAGCGAGCACGACGTCGACTCCAAACAGCAGGAAGCAGGAGAGTGA